In one Culex quinquefasciatus strain JHB chromosome 2, VPISU_Cqui_1.0_pri_paternal, whole genome shotgun sequence genomic region, the following are encoded:
- the LOC6032156 gene encoding uncharacterized protein LOC6032156, whose translation MLRSVVLLAKMANGFGVFQLLLLYGFLAVSVLGPGSGTGVEGIRMQRKESTSCYYNGTHFMEGSIVPTKEPCLMCKCQSKTLICALKVCPEQPIPPPRGCILVHKSGACCPYLQCSKLHLATKNSGDRKKIHFLDYYEKAAEERLNNPNSYLRRSDDDDVEENGACIVNGTVYKSGSAMTTSSLCSYCYCINGRQKCVKPKCALPNPRCAPVFIDSACCPIRYDCTGKIPVKELEASTEAPNMIRRINNRHYLRTVEQKTYKNAGCLIEGRSYPEGERISSPDPCQVCFCIRGAAKCTPKKCAPAIKGCTPRVPRGECCAVRYDCKHGEQKNFGRKIEDEEESFDFFSILFGPDPDEPKPEAKNATITIPVTEPTPVSSTSEKSFFDFIKAGLDFIDSDDLIDTTVAPLTDNTDSPSTDMIPVTDIPTELQTVRVEIIQEPQTVYIEKPDFNFPARTAIPPLLKATTTRKTTPKTTKAVPSTTPIPTTTSTTQEPTTSTTVTTTESTTTTSKPTSTTPKAKATTTKVPKLKTTTESTTTTTRKPATTTTPKPTTTTTQKPTTTTQKPTTTTPEPTTTTSKSTSTTIKPKVTTPKPTKTTPKLTTTTPEPTTTTTTTSAPTTTAATPTQLIQKEIPLNIELTKAEPAFQDLESDSLLKENMTEVSNSLSDLDSSEESSSESSVELASTRLPSLETVTTEAPKKTTVTPIDVVIKVDDYVNRQTVESILSSLNAKLESFAKDEAALTATTMIVTKRPNNKFVGYDLEKAASTIVPPTSTVGSSAEEGSSESGERSTSEGSVEVVSTTEGDASGGSESEEDSTVDYRSDEMLVEDMLTTDASVESTTLDYSEEEVETTTEEEYEGTSTTVATTTDQDKMEFKTGDGTELPMTENVTQTSTTSTTTTTAKPKPTGKPVDNLLSVLLSELSNIFDTTKNASNQQNTRNRTEIRPVTPKPIPIGEFHRPSSIPSILESDINMDYGEPTLPPSLPNLKIIPFLPADAVKKNEPPIPVAAPYDFYKPIPTSFPIITESYEPYGVLSDHDIHPGVPFKPPKYDYSYDSSLNYPALTENYDLDAKNNQYGTKVMRDKYDTINDSDYDYDTDALAKFDLHSKQELFKNELKKFIPTKYEAPQEGTYVPVYDKYGVGYPEKNVYYPNHKETYEPVVYSNNNNKKAEVQSTEHPLFRLEEKPVGGSGFSPPLRTEGGFVPKDHIKEEFYYEPYVTTAFPNELTSEDHSAKQPYNTTAASFGATPANPFIDVIRTEPAPPLMSLIEDKEKLFSVYHSVAKNNYSSLDDLLDDDRVDSSEYDRQIISITTDANYLSTIYEESLESVENPAPLRAPMNFTFPIMPETAEYLRNTSEPEPSGMFSLENVLSYLFREDDPGHENGIRNSSASPGLIDGVPPFKSIPSLGDVRPPSDEEQHDGTVTLKVEGGANDHLYRPSLMDLPFLNPNFHAGATGAGASEATEYKNDIDRYGFDPDVEHYQVISDGPPNTIPNSEAYVVNPVDINKLKQHHSEGTAEITMKSKVYSLKDTVGILKLAGCNIYGRMYRVGRIISELSGPCLECKCTEVGVHCTPLDC comes from the exons AATCCACAAGCTGTTACTACAATGGAACCCACTTCATGGAGGGGTCGATCGTCCCGACGAAGGAACCGTGCCTCATGTGCAAGTGCCAGAGCAAAACGCTGATTTGCGCGCTCAAAGTCTGTCCCG AACAACCCATCCCACCGCCACGTGGTTGCATTCTGGTGCACAAGAGTGGCGCCTGCTGTCCGTACCTGCAGTGCTCGAAGCTGCACCTGGCCACTAAAAATAGTGGGGACCGGAAGAAGATTCACTTTTTGGATTATTACGAGAAGGCGGCGGAAGAGCGGCTGAATAACCCGAACTCGTATTTGAGGAGGTCGGATGACGATGATGTGGAGGAGAACGGGG CCTGCATTGTCAACGGCACCGTCTACAAATCGGGGTCGGCCATGACCACGTCTTCGCTGTGCTCGTACTGCTACTGCATCAACGGGCGCCAAAAGTGCGTCAAACCAAAGTGTGCCTTGCCAAATCCACGTTGCGCGCCGGTTTTTATCGACTCGGCATGCTGCCCGATTCGGTACGACTGCACGGGGAAGATCCCGGTGAAGGAGCTCGAGGCGTCTACGGAGGCGCCCAACATGATCAGGAGGATCAACAACCGGCACTATTTGAGGACGGTTGAGCAGAAGACGTACAAGAATGCGGGCTGCTTGATTGAGGGGAGGAGTTATCCGGAGGGAGAGCGGATTAGTTCGCCGGATCCGTGCCAGGTGTGCTTCTGCATACGGGGAGCGGCCAAGTGTACGCCGAAGAAGTGTGCTCCGGCGATTAAGGGTTGCACGCCGAGGGTTCCACGGGGTGAATGCTGCGCCGTGCGGTATGATTGTA AACACGGCGAACAGAAGAACTTTGGACGCAAGATCGAGGACGAAGAAGAGTCTTTTGACTTCTTCTCGATTCTTTTCGGACCGGATCCGGATGAGCCTAAGCCGGAGGCTAAGAACGCTACCATAACGATCCCAGTTACGGAACCAACACCCGTGAGCAGTACCTCGGAAAAGAGCTTCTTCGACTTTATAAAAGCAGGTCTTGACTTTATCGATTCGGACGATCTGATAGATACCACGGTCGCTCCATTGACGGACAATACGGACTCACCCTCGACTGATATGATTCCGGTAACGGATATTCCGACAGAACTTCAGACTGTGCGCGTAGAAATCATTCAAGAACCTCAAACCGTGTACATCGAAAAGCCAGACTTTAACTTCCCTGCCAGGACTGCCATACCACCACTTCTCAAGGCAACTACAACGAGAAAAACAACTCCAAAGACTACAAAAGCGGTACCATCAACGACGCCAATTCCTACAACTACGTCAACAACGCAGGAACCAACAACAAGTACCACAGTTACTACAACCGAATCTACAACGACAACGTcaaaaccaacttcaaccacTCCCAAAGCTaaggcaacaacaacaaaggtTCCGAAGCTTAAGACTACCAcagaatcaacaacaacaactacaaGAAAACCAGCAACGACTACGACACCAAAGCCAACTACGACCACAACACAGAAACCAACAACGACTACACAAAAACCAACAACGACTACACCAGAACCTACAACAACCACTTCAAAATCTACCTCAACCACCATCAAACCCAAGGTTACGACACCAAAGccaacaaaaacaacaccaaaacTCACAACAACTACTCCGGAACCGACAACGACAACCACAACAACATCAGCTCCTACGACAACAGCTGCCACACCTACTCAACTCATTCAAAAGGAAATCCCGCTAAACATCGAACTGACCAAGGCGGAACCCGCCTTCCAAGACCTAGAATCAGACTCCCTCCTAAAAGAAAACATGACCGAAGTATCCAACTCCCTGTCGGACCTGGACTCATCGGAAGAATCCAGCTCTGAAAGCAGCGTCGAACTCGCCTCCACCAGGTTACCTTCCCTAGAAACGGTCACAACCGAAGCGCCCAAAAAGACGACCGTCACGCCGATCGACGTGGTCATCAAGGTGGACGACTACGTGAACCGACAGACGGTCGAGTCGATCCTGAGCTCGCTGAACGCTAAGCTGGAGAGCTTCGCCAAGGACGAAGCGGCGCTGACGGCAACGACGATGATCGTGACGAAGCGGCCGAACAACAAGTTTGTCGGGTACGATCTGGAGAAGGCTGCTTCGACGATCGTTCCGCCGACATCGACGGTGGGCTCGTCGGCGGAGGAGGGATCGTCCGAGAGTGGTGAGCGGTCCACGAGTGAGGGGAGTGTGGAGGTGGTGTCTACGACTGAGGGGGATGCGAGCGGGGGTAGTGAATCTGAGGAGGACTCGACGGTGGATTACAGGAGCGATGAGATGTTGGTGGAGGACATGCTAACGACGGACGCGTCGGTGGAGTCGACTACGCTGGATTACAGCGAGGAAGAGGTGGAAACGACTACGGAGGAGGAGTATGAGGGCACGAGCACAACGGTGGCTACGACAACGGATCAGGACAAGATGGAGTTCAAGACGGGGGATGGAACTGAGCTTCCGATGACGGAGAATGTTACGCAGACGAGTACGACGAGCACAACTACAACGACGGCGAAGCCAAAGCCGACTGGGAAGCCGGTTGACAATCTGCTGTCGGTGCTGCTTTCGGAGCTGTCCAACATCTTCGACACAACGAAGAACGCTTCTAATCAACAGAATACAAGGAATCGAACGGAGATTCGACCGGTAACCCCGAAACCTATCCCGATTGGAGAGTTCCACCGACCCAGCAGCATTCCATCGATCCTGGAGTCCGACATCAACATGGACTACGGTGAGCCAACGCTTCCACCGAGTCTCCCTAACCTCAAAATCATCCCGTTCCTTCCCGCTGACGCGGTAAAGAAAAACGAACCTCCGATCCCAGTCGCAGCCCCGTACGACTTCTACAAGCCCATTCCAACCAGTTTCCCGATCATCACCGAGAGCTACGAACCGTACGGAGTTCTGTCCGATCACGACATCCACCCCGGAGTACCCTTCAAGCCACCAAAGTACGACTACAGCTACGACTCGTCGCTCAACTACCCGGCACTGACGGAGAACTACGACCTGGACGCCAAAAACAACCAGTACGGCACGAAGGTCATGCGCGACAAGTACGACACGATCAACGACTCGGACTACGACTACGACACGGACGCGCTGGCCAAGTTCGATCTGCACTCGAAGCAGGAGCTGTTCAAGAACGAGCTGAAGAAGTTCATCCCGACCAAGTACGAAGCGCCGCAGGAGGGCACGTACGTGCCGGTGTACGACAAGTACGGCGTTGGGTATCCGGAGAAGAACGTGTACTATCCGAACCACAAGGAGACGTACGAGCCGGTGGTgtacagcaacaacaacaacaagaaggCGGAGGTGCAGAGTACCGAGCATCCGCTGTTCCGGTTGGAGGAGAAGCCAGTCGGTGGAAGCGGGTTCTCGCCGCCGTTGAGGACGGAAG GTGGATTCGTCCCTAAAGATCACATCAAGGAGGAGTTCTACTACGAGCCGTACGTGACGACAGCGTTCCCGAACGAGCTGACGTCCGAGGATCACTCCGCCAAGCAACCGTACAATACTACAGCTGCCAGTTTTGGAG CTACCCCAGCAAACCCCTTCATCGACGTCATCAGGACGGAGCCGGCTCCACCGCTGATGAGTCTGATCGAGGACAAGGAGAAGCTGTTCTCCGTGTACCACTCGGTAGCCAAGAACAACTACTCCTCGTTGGACGACCTGCTGGACGATGACAGAGTCGACAGCTCCGAGTACGATCGGCAGATCATCTCGATCACGACCGATGCGAACTACCTGTCGACGATCTACGAGGAATCGCTGGAGAGCGTCGAGAATCCCGCGCCGCTGCGTGCTCCGATGAACTTTACCTTCCCGATCATGCCGGAAACGGCCGAATATCTAAGAAATACGTCCGAGCCCGAACCCAGCGGGATGTTCAGCTTGGAAAACGTGCTGAGCTATCTATTCCGGGAGGATGACCCCGGGCATGAGAATGGAATCCGGAATTCGAGCGCCTCACCCGGTTTGATTGACGGCGTCCCGCCGTTCAAGTCGATACCGTCGCTTGGCGACGTGCGACCTCCGTCGGACGAGGAGCAACACGACGGTACGGTAACGCTCAAGGTTGAAGGTGGCGCCAACGATCACCTCTACCGACCATCGCTCATGGATCTACCCTTCCTAAACCCCAACTTCCACGCCGGTGCGACCGGCGCCGGAGCAAGCGAAGCGACCGAGTACAAGAACGACATTGATCGGTATGGGTTCGATCCGGACGTCGAGCACTACCAGGTGATCTCGGACGGACCCCCGAACACGATCCCCAACTCGGAGGCGTACGTCGTGAACCCGGTGGACATCAACAAGCTGAAGCAGCACCACTCGGAGGGCACGGCCGAGATCACGATGAAGTCCAAGGTGTACAGCTTGAAGGACACCGTGGGCATACTGAAGCTGGCCGGGTGTAACATCTACGGCCGGATGTACCGGGTAGGGCGGATCATTTCCGAGCTGTCCGGACCGTGCCTGGAGTGTAAATGTACCGAGGTGGGAGTGCACTGCACGCCACTGGATTGTTAG